Proteins encoded by one window of Lathyrus oleraceus cultivar Zhongwan6 chromosome 1, CAAS_Psat_ZW6_1.0, whole genome shotgun sequence:
- the LOC127087351 gene encoding uncharacterized protein LOC127087351, which produces MFLRVTPITCAGRALKSNKLMLRFVSMFQIPRRVREMAYRVALLPYISNQSHVIQLDDVQVKENLTVENLPLRIEDREVKHLRGKEIAFVKVVWGGSTGDSVT; this is translated from the coding sequence atgttcttgagagttactccgatAACTTGTGCCGGTCGTGCATTGAAGTCTAATAAGCTTATGCTGCGATTCGTTAGTATGTTTCAGATCCCTCGAAGAGTAAGAGAGATGGCCTACCGAGTGGCATTGCTGCCATATATTTCTAATCAGTCTCATGTGATCCAGTTGGATGATGTACAAGTTAAAGAGAACTTGACCGTCGAGAATTTGCCATTAAGGATTGAGGATCGTGAAGTGAAACACTTACGAGGCAAGGAGATCGCTTTtgtgaaagttgtttggggaggttCTACTGGTGACAGTGTGACGTAG